In one window of Polaromonas naphthalenivorans CJ2 DNA:
- a CDS encoding prenyltransferase, with protein sequence MNPPEPSRQRFANPLVRYLAATRPAFLSVTLAGALIGLGSASADGLVIDVGKALLTVLFALVAHAGANVINDYHDALSGADAGNHERLFPFTGGSRFIQNGVLSLRETRFFGYGLLAAVIPAGLWLTAHSAGGLIWIGLAGLLIAWAYSAPPLQLMARGVGEGAIAGGWLMVVLGTDFVQRGEFSARPLIAGLPFALLVAAILYMNQFPDALGDARAGKRTLVVRLGTQKARWGYLVLTAAAYLWLAVAVMAGALPAWSALGLVPAALSFMACRRLLADAGKPVRLAPAIKATILAANLHGLLISVALVLSARL encoded by the coding sequence ATGAACCCCCCTGAACCCAGCCGGCAGCGTTTTGCCAATCCCTTGGTCCGGTACCTGGCGGCGACACGGCCTGCGTTTCTCAGCGTCACGCTTGCCGGCGCCCTGATCGGACTGGGCAGCGCCAGCGCCGACGGCCTGGTGATTGACGTGGGAAAGGCACTGCTGACCGTGTTGTTCGCGCTCGTGGCCCACGCAGGAGCCAATGTCATCAACGACTACCACGATGCCCTGAGCGGTGCGGATGCGGGCAATCACGAACGCCTGTTTCCCTTTACCGGCGGCAGCCGGTTCATCCAGAACGGCGTCCTGAGCCTGCGCGAAACCCGGTTTTTCGGTTATGGCCTGCTGGCCGCAGTGATTCCGGCGGGTCTCTGGCTGACGGCGCATTCAGCTGGCGGGCTGATCTGGATCGGCCTGGCCGGCCTGCTGATCGCCTGGGCCTATTCGGCGCCGCCCCTGCAACTGATGGCGCGCGGTGTGGGCGAAGGCGCGATTGCCGGCGGCTGGCTGATGGTGGTGCTGGGGACTGATTTTGTCCAGCGTGGAGAATTTTCCGCACGCCCGCTGATTGCCGGCCTGCCTTTTGCGCTTCTGGTGGCAGCCATTCTTTATATGAACCAGTTTCCTGATGCGCTGGGCGATGCCCGCGCCGGCAAGCGCACGCTGGTCGTGCGCCTGGGAACGCAAAAAGCCCGCTGGGGTTATTTGGTTCTGACGGCTGCGGCTTATCTCTGGCTGGCGGTCGCGGTCATGGCGGGCGCCTTGCCGGCCTGGTCGGCCTTGGGGCTTGTGCCGGCCGCGCTGTCTTTCATGGCGTGCCGGCGGCTGCTTGCCGATGCAGGCAAGCCGGTCCGGCTCGCGCCTGCCATCAAGGCAACCATTCTTGCCGCGAATCTTCATGGCCTGTTGATCTCCGTCGCGCTGGTGCTGAGCGCCAGGCTTTGA
- a CDS encoding hemerythrin domain-containing protein, with protein sequence MSNLEWSDALALNLPVMDDTHREFVELLAVVETASDETLLSHWRTLVDHTDDHFGREDQWMQATRFSSTNCHSVQHKVVLQVMREGITHALAGDLGAIRQMARELAIWFPQHAQTMDAALALHLRGIGYDPATGIVAMPEALPNSIIHGCGGASCSDSETPEPAAQAA encoded by the coding sequence ATGTCCAATCTTGAATGGTCCGATGCGCTGGCGCTCAATCTCCCCGTCATGGACGACACGCACCGCGAGTTTGTCGAATTGCTCGCCGTGGTCGAAACCGCCAGCGACGAGACGCTGCTGTCCCACTGGCGCACGCTGGTGGATCACACCGATGACCACTTCGGCCGCGAAGACCAGTGGATGCAGGCCACGCGCTTTTCATCGACCAACTGCCACAGCGTGCAGCACAAGGTCGTGCTGCAGGTCATGCGCGAAGGCATTACGCATGCATTGGCCGGCGACCTGGGCGCCATTCGCCAGATGGCCCGCGAACTCGCCATCTGGTTTCCGCAGCATGCGCAGACCATGGATGCGGCGCTCGCCCTGCACCTGCGCGGCATCGGCTACGACCCCGCAACCGGCATTGTCGCCATGCCCGAGGCGCTGCCCAACAGCATCATCCACGGCTGCGGCGGCGCCAGCTGCTCCGACAGCGAAACACCCGAGCCCGCAGCACAGGCTGCATGA
- a CDS encoding DEAD/DEAH box helicase, whose protein sequence is MKFEELNLAPAILKAVLEQGYDTPTPIQAQAIPAVLAGGDLLGGAQTGTGKTAAFTLPLLQRLSTEPRLTNRRGVNAVRALIMTPTRELAAQVEESVRTYGKYLDLTSMVMFGGVGMGAQIEKLRRGVDILVATPGRLLDHASQGTLDLSQVQILILDEADRMLDMGFIHDIKKVLALVPKQKQTLLFSATFSDEIRELANGLLRNPLSIQVTPRNTTVQRITQTIHPVGRSKKKALLTHIINEHNWSQVLVFTRTKFGANNVAEHLTKAGIPAMALHGNKSQTARTQALQGFKNGDIRALVATDIAARGIDIDELPHVVNYEIPNVSEDYVHRIGRTGRAGNSGQAVSLVCLDEEGFMQDIERFTKQNIENIVVPGFEAEPGEKAEPLAMGRQTIWGGLGKPPSRDVMQAAAKAARSEMMTRIRDTKGAQPARGGNAGAGGRGGRAPAGNSAGAGRGGNGGGGFAGNGGGNADRRGPAPRQNASYPQGGQPAFSQPRSAHAPAPRQRDSESRNDFDSQQPASHASSGFPSSGQPTGNRNNFRGGPRTGGGAGDRSNGPRRSGGPGSFTGR, encoded by the coding sequence ATGAAATTTGAAGAATTGAATCTGGCCCCGGCCATTTTGAAGGCCGTGCTTGAGCAGGGCTACGATACCCCCACGCCGATCCAGGCACAGGCTATTCCCGCCGTGCTTGCTGGCGGTGATTTGCTGGGCGGCGCCCAGACCGGCACCGGCAAGACGGCGGCGTTCACGCTGCCGCTGCTGCAGCGCCTCTCGACCGAACCGCGCCTGACCAACCGGCGCGGCGTCAACGCGGTTCGCGCCCTCATCATGACCCCGACGCGCGAACTCGCCGCGCAGGTCGAGGAAAGCGTTCGCACCTACGGCAAATACCTGGACCTCACCTCGATGGTAATGTTCGGCGGTGTCGGCATGGGCGCGCAAATCGAAAAACTGCGCCGTGGCGTGGACATCCTGGTGGCCACCCCCGGCCGCCTGCTGGACCATGCCAGCCAAGGAACGCTGGACCTGAGCCAGGTGCAGATCCTGATCCTCGACGAAGCCGACCGCATGCTGGACATGGGCTTCATCCATGACATCAAGAAAGTGCTGGCACTGGTGCCCAAGCAGAAGCAGACGCTGCTGTTTTCCGCCACCTTCAGCGATGAAATCCGCGAACTGGCCAATGGCCTGCTGCGCAACCCGCTGTCCATCCAGGTCACGCCGCGCAACACCACGGTGCAGCGCATCACGCAGACCATCCACCCGGTCGGCCGCAGCAAGAAGAAAGCCCTGCTGACGCACATCATCAACGAACACAACTGGAGCCAGGTGCTGGTGTTCACGCGCACCAAGTTCGGCGCCAACAATGTGGCCGAGCATCTGACCAAGGCCGGCATTCCCGCCATGGCGCTGCACGGCAACAAGAGCCAGACGGCCCGCACGCAAGCCCTGCAGGGCTTCAAGAACGGCGACATCCGCGCGCTGGTGGCAACCGACATTGCCGCGCGCGGCATTGACATCGACGAGTTGCCACACGTCGTCAACTACGAAATCCCGAACGTCAGCGAAGACTATGTCCACCGCATCGGCCGCACCGGCCGCGCCGGCAACAGCGGCCAGGCCGTCAGCCTGGTGTGCCTGGACGAAGAAGGCTTCATGCAGGACATCGAGCGCTTCACCAAGCAGAACATCGAAAACATCGTCGTTCCCGGCTTCGAAGCCGAACCCGGCGAAAAAGCCGAGCCGCTGGCCATGGGCCGCCAGACCATCTGGGGCGGCCTGGGCAAGCCGCCAAGCCGCGACGTGATGCAGGCCGCCGCCAAGGCAGCCCGGTCCGAAATGATGACCCGCATCCGCGACACCAAGGGCGCCCAGCCTGCGCGTGGCGGCAATGCCGGCGCGGGTGGACGCGGTGGCCGCGCCCCTGCCGGCAACAGCGCAGGCGCTGGCCGTGGCGGCAATGGCGGTGGCGGCTTCGCCGGCAACGGTGGCGGCAATGCCGACCGCCGTGGACCGGCACCGCGCCAGAATGCCAGCTACCCACAAGGCGGCCAGCCCGCTTTCAGCCAGCCACGAAGCGCGCATGCCCCGGCGCCGCGCCAGCGCGACAGCGAGTCCCGCAATGACTTCGACAGCCAGCAGCCGGCCAGCCACGCGTCGTCCGGATTCCCGTCGTCAGGCCAGCCCACAGGCAACCGCAACAACTTCCGTGGCGGCCCCCGCACCGGCGGCGGCGCGGGTGACCGAAGCAACGGACCTCGCCGTTCAGGCGGCCCGGGCTCGTTCACCGGCCGATAA
- the ettA gene encoding energy-dependent translational throttle protein EttA, with protein sequence MAQYVFTMNKVGKIVPPKRQILKDVSLSFFPGAKIGVLGVNGSGKSTLLKIMAGLDKDIEGEATPMPGLNIGYLPQEPKLDPEHTVRESVEASMGAVFTAKAQLEAVYVAYGEPDADFDALATEQARLEAIIATAGTDSEHQLEIAADALRLPPWDAKIGLLSGGEKRRVALCSMLLSKPDMLLLDEPTNHLDAESVDWLEQFLQRYPGTVVAITHDRYFLDNAAEWILELDRGHGIPWKGNYSSWLSQKGDRLALEQKGEEARAKALKKELEWSRQNPKARQAKSKSRLARFEELSDFEYQKRVETNEIFIPVAERLGSQVIEFHNVTKSFGDRVLIDNLSFTIPAGAIVGIIGPNGAGKSTLFKLIAGKEQPDSGEVVIGSTVRMAFVDQHRDDLANEKTVWEDVSGGLDILNVGKFQMPSRAYCGRFNFNGGDQQKRVGTLSGGERGRLHLAKTLIAGGNVLMLDEPSNDLDVETLRALEDALLEFAGSLMVISHDRWFLDRIATHILAAEGDSQWTFFDGNYQEYEADKKKRLGEEGAKPKRMRFKNLK encoded by the coding sequence ATGGCTCAGTACGTATTCACCATGAACAAGGTCGGCAAAATCGTGCCGCCCAAACGACAGATTCTCAAGGACGTTTCCCTGAGTTTTTTCCCGGGCGCCAAGATTGGCGTGCTGGGCGTCAACGGCTCCGGAAAATCCACCCTGCTCAAGATCATGGCCGGGCTGGACAAGGATATCGAAGGCGAAGCCACGCCGATGCCGGGCCTGAACATCGGCTACCTGCCGCAGGAACCCAAGCTCGACCCGGAACACACGGTGCGCGAAAGCGTTGAAGCCAGCATGGGCGCGGTGTTCACGGCCAAGGCCCAGCTTGAAGCGGTGTACGTCGCCTACGGCGAGCCCGATGCCGACTTTGACGCGCTGGCGACCGAGCAGGCCCGGCTGGAAGCCATCATCGCCACGGCGGGCACCGACTCCGAGCACCAGCTTGAAATCGCCGCCGACGCGCTGCGCCTGCCGCCCTGGGATGCCAAGATCGGCCTGCTCTCGGGCGGTGAAAAGCGCCGCGTCGCCCTGTGCAGCATGCTGCTGTCCAAGCCCGACATGCTGCTGCTCGACGAACCGACCAATCACCTGGATGCCGAATCGGTGGACTGGCTGGAGCAGTTCCTGCAGCGCTATCCCGGCACTGTCGTCGCTATTACCCATGACCGCTACTTCCTCGACAACGCCGCCGAATGGATTCTGGAACTTGACCGTGGCCACGGCATTCCCTGGAAGGGCAACTACAGCTCCTGGCTGAGCCAGAAGGGCGACCGCCTGGCGCTGGAGCAAAAAGGCGAGGAAGCTAGAGCCAAGGCGCTGAAAAAGGAACTCGAATGGTCGCGCCAGAACCCCAAGGCGCGCCAGGCCAAGAGCAAGTCCCGGCTGGCACGCTTCGAGGAACTGTCCGATTTCGAATACCAGAAGCGCGTTGAAACCAACGAGATTTTCATTCCGGTGGCCGAGCGCCTGGGCAGCCAGGTGATCGAGTTCCACAACGTCACCAAGTCGTTTGGCGACCGCGTGCTGATCGACAACCTGAGCTTCACCATTCCGGCCGGCGCCATCGTCGGCATCATCGGCCCCAACGGCGCCGGTAAATCGACGCTGTTCAAGCTGATCGCCGGCAAGGAGCAGCCCGACAGCGGCGAAGTGGTGATCGGCTCGACCGTGCGCATGGCCTTCGTGGACCAGCACCGCGATGACCTGGCAAACGAAAAAACCGTCTGGGAAGACGTTTCGGGCGGCCTGGACATCCTGAACGTCGGCAAGTTCCAGATGCCCAGCCGCGCCTATTGCGGGCGCTTCAACTTCAACGGCGGCGACCAGCAAAAGCGCGTCGGCACGCTGTCGGGCGGCGAACGCGGACGCCTGCACCTGGCCAAGACCCTGATTGCCGGCGGCAACGTGCTCATGCTCGATGAGCCGTCGAACGACCTGGACGTGGAAACCCTGCGCGCGCTGGAAGACGCGCTGCTCGAATTCGCCGGCTCCCTCATGGTCATCAGCCATGACCGCTGGTTCCTCGACCGCATTGCCACGCACATCCTGGCCGCCGAAGGCGACAGCCAGTGGACCTTCTTTGACGGCAACTACCAGGAATACGAAGCCGACAAGAAGAAGCGTCTGGGCGAAGAGGGCGCCAAGCCCAAACGCATGCGCTTCAAGAACCTCAAGTAA
- a CDS encoding DUF1415 domain-containing protein, producing the protein MTDEDVLKQTRHWLEKAVIGLNLCPFAKAVYVKNQVRLVVSQARHADDLLEELDRELDLLVATPAEEIDTTLLIHPTLFDDFLDFNDFLEIAEGVLDEHALEGVVQLASFHPKFQFDGTEPDDISNYTNRAPFAMLHLLREESIDRAVQAFPQAEAIFEENIKTLEKLGHSGWRDLGLHS; encoded by the coding sequence ATGACCGACGAGGATGTCCTGAAGCAGACCCGTCACTGGCTTGAAAAAGCCGTGATCGGCCTGAACCTGTGCCCGTTTGCCAAGGCGGTTTACGTCAAGAACCAGGTTCGGCTGGTCGTCAGCCAGGCCCGCCATGCCGACGACCTGCTCGAAGAGCTGGACCGCGAGCTTGACCTGCTGGTGGCCACGCCGGCGGAGGAAATCGACACGACGCTGCTGATTCACCCGACGCTGTTTGATGATTTTCTGGACTTCAATGATTTCCTGGAAATCGCCGAAGGCGTGCTGGACGAGCATGCGCTCGAAGGCGTGGTGCAGCTGGCAAGTTTTCATCCGAAATTCCAGTTTGACGGCACCGAGCCAGACGACATCAGCAATTACACCAATCGTGCGCCATTTGCTATGCTTCATTTGCTGCGCGAGGAAAGCATAGACCGCGCGGTGCAGGCTTTTCCGCAAGCCGAAGCCATTTTTGAAGAGAATATCAAGACACTGGAAAAGCTGGGGCATTCCGGCTGGCGGGATCTGGGTCTGCATTCCTGA
- a CDS encoding DUF1631 family protein — protein sequence MTTSSQAPTAAFQSCVDEVLRQSAFLIDRWSSKLVSAMYERSLAVHEPAERHQIQAAIAVLKKNRLMFEQGFSAKLKKAIADDAAAGTVRKSLNPRRSLSSVSFDELELMGDNQVQEAVESARLQQLVRLACESGLAGFSARLSTAQGFLVVKGDSNPLRPEVITLALIQLLQSLPVSSQTRACWLLDGAGIMGEELQALYVLLNDFLAGQGIEPAAYGVVGAPQGRTGRAWPTGRLEGFQASPDFPEPANTGYGKPEVVENDSAQASRKPLLTLDHLHHLLVGDYENSSHEPTSFSAFGTEELVHQDFSHTVPAALDVLTELEEKGLVSARTKLTRPAPSPPVAQLRARLKTDAKTLGQSLAIEVVGLMIEQMANDERLLAPVRQVIASIEPAFLRLAVTDPRFFSDKTHPARKLLETITSASLGYASENAPGFSEFMQNLQKVAVLLAQSQVSDAQHFAELLQDFERRQNRNTPEHRQAQRLAVQALLQAEQRNLMAAEIANEIRARPDFVESSRTITAFLTGPWAQVMARERLAGQSETFGTSQAVFSLTLGDVLWSLDIAPVASHQKRLLKMIPDMLQSLRQGLASIDFPVEQSRPFFDQLMAVHRVALKARPEVPADAPKKTHVLEKMFAEAEDQDVAPLWMAPSEAQHSGFMEDWDGPSVAGEPRNDMLEPQDSVSAAISGLAGLGESIGLNLGDWVDLLVDMQWLRAQLTWISPRSTLFMFTSEGGRKHSMTSHVLRHLLKLNLVKVISQQGVFEGALDSVARTAMQNSVQRKGG from the coding sequence ATGACGACTTCATCACAAGCTCCGACTGCGGCCTTCCAGTCGTGTGTTGACGAGGTACTCAGGCAGTCGGCCTTCCTGATTGACCGCTGGTCTTCAAAACTTGTGAGCGCGATGTACGAGCGCTCCCTGGCCGTTCATGAGCCTGCGGAACGGCATCAGATCCAGGCTGCCATCGCAGTGCTCAAGAAGAACCGGCTCATGTTTGAGCAAGGGTTTTCAGCAAAATTGAAAAAAGCCATTGCCGATGATGCCGCTGCCGGTACGGTCAGGAAATCGCTCAATCCCCGGCGTTCGCTGTCATCCGTGAGCTTTGACGAACTGGAACTGATGGGTGACAACCAGGTCCAGGAAGCCGTGGAAAGCGCGCGCCTGCAGCAACTCGTCAGGCTGGCTTGCGAATCAGGGCTGGCCGGTTTTTCCGCGCGCCTGAGTACCGCGCAGGGATTTTTGGTGGTCAAGGGCGACAGCAACCCACTGCGTCCCGAAGTCATCACCCTGGCCTTGATTCAGTTGTTGCAGTCACTTCCCGTTTCCAGCCAGACGCGTGCCTGCTGGCTGCTCGATGGCGCCGGGATCATGGGCGAAGAGTTGCAGGCGCTGTATGTGTTGCTGAATGATTTCCTGGCTGGCCAGGGCATCGAGCCGGCTGCCTACGGCGTCGTCGGTGCGCCTCAAGGCAGGACTGGAAGGGCTTGGCCGACCGGAAGGCTGGAGGGATTCCAGGCGTCCCCAGATTTTCCTGAACCGGCCAATACAGGGTATGGCAAGCCTGAAGTTGTTGAAAATGACTCGGCGCAAGCCAGTCGCAAGCCATTGCTCACGCTCGACCACCTGCACCATCTGCTGGTGGGGGATTATGAAAATTCTTCCCATGAACCCACTTCGTTTTCGGCTTTCGGAACCGAAGAGCTTGTGCATCAGGACTTTTCGCATACCGTGCCCGCCGCGCTTGACGTTCTGACTGAACTTGAAGAGAAGGGACTGGTTTCCGCCAGAACGAAACTGACGCGGCCTGCTCCCTCGCCGCCTGTCGCGCAATTACGCGCGCGCCTCAAGACAGACGCCAAAACCCTGGGCCAGTCACTGGCCATTGAAGTGGTTGGACTGATGATTGAGCAGATGGCCAATGACGAGCGGCTCCTGGCGCCGGTCAGGCAGGTCATTGCGAGCATCGAGCCGGCCTTTTTGCGCCTGGCGGTGACCGACCCCCGGTTTTTCAGCGACAAAACCCATCCTGCCAGAAAACTGCTGGAAACCATCACCAGTGCCAGCCTGGGATATGCCAGCGAGAACGCACCGGGTTTTTCAGAATTCATGCAGAACCTGCAGAAGGTTGCCGTCCTGCTTGCGCAGAGCCAGGTCAGCGATGCCCAGCATTTTGCCGAGCTGCTTCAGGACTTCGAGCGCCGGCAGAACCGCAATACCCCGGAACACCGACAGGCCCAGCGTCTGGCGGTACAGGCGTTGCTGCAGGCAGAGCAGCGCAACCTGATGGCCGCAGAAATTGCGAATGAAATCAGGGCGCGCCCCGATTTCGTCGAAAGCAGCCGCACCATCACTGCCTTCCTCACCGGCCCCTGGGCGCAGGTCATGGCGCGGGAACGGCTGGCTGGCCAGAGTGAAACATTTGGCACCAGCCAGGCCGTATTCAGCCTGACGCTGGGCGATGTACTCTGGAGTCTTGATATTGCGCCGGTCGCAAGCCATCAAAAGCGGCTTCTTAAAATGATCCCGGACATGCTCCAGTCGCTCAGGCAGGGGCTGGCATCGATCGATTTCCCCGTTGAACAATCCCGCCCATTTTTTGATCAACTCATGGCTGTGCACCGGGTTGCGCTCAAGGCCCGGCCCGAAGTGCCTGCGGACGCGCCCAAAAAGACCCATGTGCTGGAGAAAATGTTTGCCGAAGCTGAAGACCAGGATGTCGCGCCGCTGTGGATGGCGCCTTCCGAGGCCCAGCATTCAGGCTTCATGGAGGACTGGGATGGTCCGTCCGTGGCGGGAGAGCCCAGGAACGACATGCTTGAGCCGCAGGACAGCGTCAGTGCCGCCATATCCGGACTGGCTGGGCTGGGCGAGAGCATTGGCCTGAATCTGGGCGACTGGGTTGACTTGCTCGTGGACATGCAATGGTTGCGTGCGCAGCTGACATGGATCAGCCCCCGCAGCACCTTGTTCATGTTCACCAGCGAAGGCGGGCGCAAGCATTCGATGACTTCCCATGTGCTGCGTCATCTGCTGAAGCTGAACCTGGTCAAGGTGATCAGCCAGCAGGGCGTGTTTGAAGGCGCACTCGACAGTGTGGCTCGCACCGCCATGCAAAACAGCGTGCAGCGCAAGGGCGGTTAA
- a CDS encoding M20 aminoacylase family protein → MKIIDSLASGAAEIAAVRRDIHAHPELCFEELRTADVVARQLTGWGIPVHRGMGTTGVVGIVHGRDGGACGRGVGLRADMDALPMQEFNTFAHASQHAGKMHACGHDGHTAMLLAAAQHLSTHRDFDGTVYLIFQPAEEGGGGAREMIRDGLFEKFPMEAVFGMHNWPGGAVGTFAVSAGPVMASSNEFRIVIRGKGSHAAMPNMGIDPVPAACQMVLAFQTIISRNKKPLDTGVISVTMIHAGEATNVTPDSCELQGTVRTFSTGVLDLIEQRMKAIAEHTCAAFEAQCEFEFSRNYPPTINAAAEADFARQVMVDIVGADKVLAQEPTMGAEDFSYMLQAKPGAYCFIANGEGEHREMGHGGGPCTLHNPSYDFNDELIPLGGTYWVQLASRWLNTPARA, encoded by the coding sequence GTGAAAATTATTGACTCCCTCGCCTCCGGGGCCGCAGAAATCGCAGCCGTTCGCCGTGACATTCATGCCCACCCGGAACTGTGCTTTGAGGAACTGCGCACGGCCGACGTGGTGGCCCGTCAATTGACCGGCTGGGGCATTCCGGTTCACCGGGGCATGGGCACCACCGGCGTGGTCGGCATCGTGCATGGCCGCGACGGCGGCGCCTGCGGGCGCGGCGTCGGCCTGCGCGCCGACATGGACGCCCTGCCCATGCAGGAATTCAACACCTTCGCCCATGCCAGCCAGCATGCGGGCAAGATGCACGCCTGCGGTCATGACGGCCACACCGCCATGCTGCTGGCCGCCGCGCAGCATTTGTCAACGCACCGCGACTTCGACGGCACGGTGTACCTGATCTTCCAGCCAGCCGAGGAAGGCGGCGGCGGCGCCCGGGAGATGATCCGGGACGGCCTGTTTGAAAAGTTTCCCATGGAAGCTGTTTTTGGCATGCACAACTGGCCGGGCGGCGCGGTCGGCACTTTTGCCGTCAGCGCCGGTCCGGTCATGGCCTCCAGCAACGAATTCAGGATCGTCATCCGTGGCAAGGGCAGCCATGCGGCCATGCCGAACATGGGCATCGACCCGGTTCCGGCCGCCTGCCAGATGGTGCTGGCCTTTCAGACCATCATCAGCCGGAATAAAAAACCGCTGGACACCGGCGTCATCTCGGTCACGATGATTCATGCCGGCGAAGCCACCAATGTGACTCCTGACTCCTGTGAACTCCAGGGAACCGTGCGCACCTTCAGCACCGGGGTGCTGGACCTGATCGAGCAGCGCATGAAAGCGATTGCCGAACACACCTGCGCAGCTTTCGAGGCGCAGTGCGAATTCGAGTTTTCGCGCAACTATCCGCCGACCATCAACGCTGCGGCCGAAGCTGACTTTGCACGGCAGGTCATGGTGGACATCGTGGGCGCGGACAAGGTGCTGGCCCAGGAGCCCACCATGGGCGCCGAGGATTTCTCCTACATGCTGCAGGCCAAGCCAGGCGCTTACTGCTTCATCGCCAACGGCGAAGGCGAGCATCGGGAGATGGGTCACGGCGGCGGCCCCTGCACGCTGCACAACCCGAGCTATGACTTCAATGACGAGCTGATTCCCCTGGGCGGCACTTACTGGGTGCAACTGGCCAGCCGCTGGCTGAACACGCCCGCCAGGGCTTGA